Below is a genomic region from Triticum dicoccoides isolate Atlit2015 ecotype Zavitan chromosome 5A, WEW_v2.0, whole genome shotgun sequence.
GGGCTTACAGACACTGTAATATTTCAGTGGATTCTACCCTTAGTGAATTTGACTAGGGCTGTTAGTTGGTTTTTACCCTTGTACTCTGCAGTTGAGTAGGGTCTATTATGTGGATTTTTTGGTCTGAGCATTTTTCAGGTAGCCAATCTCTGTCTTGTTTAATTTACTTTCATGCATTTGGttgtttctttattttattttttacccTGATGTCATTTTGGTTTTGCTGTGTAGGTTGCAAAAGTCTCTTGCTCTTGAATCTACGAAGAAAGCATCAAATGATTCGTCAGTTAGTAAATCTGCTGGTAATGTTTTGTCAAACGAGGGTACAAAGGATGGTCCAAATTTGGTTTCTTGTGTGTACTATGTAGTATCAGTGCTTAGTTTTTTTAGTTCAGTGTGATCTTCATAGTAATTACATTTAAAAGATCATGTAATTCTAAGTTCAAGTGGCAGTAATTTGTTGTTTTATACAGTTCCAAAGTTTGTATCATAGTTTCATTTTGGATTCTGAGCAGGAACAAATTGGTTTCTCTATATAATACACTGTATTTTACACTGTAGTTCCAGTGGTCTAGCACTAGAATTACAATTTGCTTACACTGTAATTCCAGTGGTCtagcgatgtaatttaaaatgtaaTTACAAAGGATTTTTCACCCTGGTCCACTACTGTGATTTCTATTTCTTACCATTGAAATTTTAATGGTCTAGTACTGTAATTATAGTTTGTCTGCCACTGTAAATTCCTTATATGCCAGTGTAATTTAGTTTGACAGGTTCTTTTTCTGCTCCTCTGTAACCAGTGTAAAAACACttgttagattttgctattgtgtaTGATCTGCTCATCTGTGtatgttgtactccctctgtaaagaaatataaaggcgtttagatcactactttagtgatctaaacgctcttatatttcattATGGAGAGAGTAACATTCAGTGCACTAGTGAATGCTAGTTCTTATTGCTTTTTCTGGTGATCTCTGGATTTTAAGTTTATAACGAGAGTGCTCTGTGGATTGTGATCTGCTCTTTTGCTTTGGTAGCAACCTGTAGCTGCTCAAAGTAGAACAATATTTTTTGCATTAGCTCCGATTTTTTTTGCAGGATTTCTTTCcctgtcatcttatatgtaaatttcaCAGTGATAGTACCTTGTACATCATTTGCGCTTGAAGTAGTTGAGTAAAAGTGTATGCCCGACTCTGTTATTTTGTCAAGAATCAAGTTAGAAAAGGATAATTGAATATGTTTGTTCATTTTTTCAGTTTCTAATGCTACAATAAAGTCATACATTAAGGAAATCAGCTTGGTCATGTTCGAGTTACAGCTCCTCCACTTTCATGCTAGATTCCATTCCCTTTGATCCCATTGCAGGCACCTGTGCATATTATTTAAAAAAAGTATAAGTAGTGAATCGTTATTGAATAAACAAGAACTATCTACATTGTTTGTGCCAATAGTATTAGTGCGTAGCCTgatatttttccagttttttttatcTGATCATTGTCCTAATTCATATGTAATGATCATTTTAGTTTCAGTGTGTACTCATTCAAAATTACAagtaaaaggtcatagcatttcgaGCTTCAAGTACAAATAAAAGGTATTTGTATACAATTCCAAAGTTTATAAAATTCTGTCATAGATTCATTGCTTTTCTTCAGGAGTAAATTTGTAAACTCATCATAGTTTCTGATTAGTGTACATTTCTTTGTGAGTGCAAAAGTATCTGAAAATATAGTCATAGCTTTCTGAAAATACATTATTCCTAGACTTTTTTGTTCAAGCTTTTTTTTCCTAAATGATTTCATATCTTCCTGAACATGCTCCCCTTAATCCTTTTTTCTTTTGACCATGTGTTGTAAATGAATTCATAAACTTGCAAGTAGTTTCTCTGTTCCTGTCTCCCTAGACTACTTTGGTCTAGTATTCTTCCTGGttctggtgttctttttgtgacacATAAGTACAGTTCCAGAGCTCAACTTTTGGTCCCTGCAGCAAGTAAGTGAGGATTTCAACTGTGTTATATTTTCTTACAGTTTTAGTAAGTTTTTTTTCATGATTATCCTGCCTATGATCTTAGATTTGGtttgtaaatctgatgtgtttcttCAGCTATGTAATGATCCACACACTGTTGTTTCTTTCAGATGTACACGTTCACGAGAGAGATCTATTTTACTCATGCTAGATGTATGGCGAATTCAAAAGAAGGGGATGTTTACCTGTGAATCCTTTGCTTCTTCAGCCATGTTCTTCTTCAAGCTTGTGTCCCAGAACATGGAGGAAACGCCATCACTTCGTTGCTTTTCTGTCCGGGTTAGAGAAGGAGGGGGCGGACCCGTTAAGTTTCTGTTTGATATATGTGGTTTGTTTAAACGAGTGAGACAGGAAAAGGTACATACAGGGGACAAGGTACAGAAGGCAGTTGTGGCATTACTAGTTAGCTGAAAAATCCGGCTGAAACCCAATTGGTTTTCAGCCGGATGTTAATTAGACAGTCCCTAGGTTTATTAGTCCAGACCGACCGGTCACACCTAATTTGGAAGGTGACATGTGCCCAGTTGTagcaaaaaaaaagaggcacgaagaAGGTAGAAGGAATGAGGCTAGCAATGAAAACATGAGGCTAGCAATGAAAACATGCCACAAGAAAGTGATACTCCCACTTAGCATGAGCTTCATTATGAATCATATCCTCCACCTAAGCCACTTTTGGAGTACGAGCCAATCCCAGACCCTATAAAAACGCAGCACCAACACCCAGCTCTTACCTCCTACCTAGTTCCCACTCCACACAGAGACCTCCCTGCTCTCATCTCATCCTCCTATCCCACAGTGAACCAACGAGGAAAATGCCGCGCCACCTGCTCCAGCAGTCCGTCGACCGCCTCGCCGCCTTGGCCGCGCCTCCGGCGGCCGCCATGGCGCGCGGCGGGACGAGCGTGCACACGGACACGCTGCTCATCCTGGCGGCGGTGCTCTGCTTCCTGCTCTGCGTGGTCGGGCTGGCCATGGTGGCCCGGTGCTCCCGCCTGTGCAACCCCTCCGCCTTCTCCGTCGACGCGCCGGGGGCAGTCGCGGCGCCGTGCAAGGGGATCAAGAAGAAGGCGCTGCAAGCGCTGCCCACGGTGTCCTGGCGGCCAGAGCAGAGgaacgaggaggagggggagcggccggAGTGCGCCATCTGCCTGGCGGAGTTCGCGGGCGGCGACGAGGTGCGCGTGCTCCCGACGTGCGGCCACGGCTTCCACGCCGCCTGCGTCGACGTCTGGCTCCTGTCCAACTCCACCTGCCCCTCCTGCCGCCGCGCCCTCGTCGCGGCCGCTCAATCGCCGGCGGTCACCGAGTCTCCCCCTCCTCAAACGTGCTGTGAGCGCGCTGACGCCGTCGCGGCTGCACAGGCCTCGGTCGTATGGTAGTATGCAGTATGCTCGCAACGTACATGCATATACGACATACGCACGTATATGGTCGCTCACGTACACACGTAGAAAATGCAAATTGTACAGCGTGCGACGATGCATCAGTTGGTTAGTGTCTGTAACATGTTCGTCGATGTGTAAATACTTGTACATCAACTCCAGTTAATTTAAGGGGGTTTACGATCTCTAACAAATGCCGGTCAAAGGCTAAAAAAAAGAATATGCAGACGTGTGTGCTGTTGCATATATAAAGCGCATGTAGAAACCCTACGCTTTAACTAAAATATCATCGTCAGCCGTCACCAAGATGCATGCATGCCGATCTATCGCTTTGCCGCAAGAGGGGTGGGCGTGGGTAAAGCAAAGCATGGTCAAGTGGAGGGAGGCGTCGATCacgcacggcggcggcgaggcggtcgTGCTCACCCTCGTCGTGTCCCGTCGCGTCGCGTGGTGGCCGGCATCCGGCAAAGGTGGTGGCGCTGGGCGCGCGGGATATATTAGGCCGCGTTGTGATGTGACGCGATATGCCGATGCGTGGAGTAGGTACGCCGGGCTGCACGGACGCGTGTGCGTACGGATGGAGGACCATCGCCATGAATGAGTGCTCTCATGCCGTTCATGGCCATCCGTCGACGGTCGGGCCCACCTACGAATGATGAGTGAGTGAAGTCTGAAATAAACCCTGAGGTTGTAGAAGCCGACGTAAATGAACCCTCACCTCTAAATCCCTGAAGTTTGTACCCCGTATTTACAGATCCCAGCCAATTCACACCTTGTATGAGTAAAATCCTGTTTGCTGAAATAGGAAAGGCGCAATCCCAGCCGGATTCATTTTTACTGTCGCTTACTGCATGGGCCCATCTGTCATATGCATCTCCTCGCCCAATCTCCTCAATACCAACTGCAAGGAGGCGCGGCTGCACTAGAGTTCAAGGTGTTCGATCTGCTCCCAGAAAATGACCTACTTTCCTTGGGCACCGTTCTGAGCACCATGGCCGTGCACAGCCGATGGATCGATTCTAGCCGCCGGCTAATCGATGTGTTCAAGTACACAAAAGAAACAAACGGACGTCGAGAAAAAAGGCGAAGCTCGTACTCGGCCTTTGACGCCTCCTCCGACTTGACGTGCCCGTGCGGCATCGTCAGTAGCTGTCAGAAGACCCCTGCAACGTCCAGGAAGCAGCCACCGTGAGCGCGAGAAGCTGCTTCTCATCCGGCCCGTCCGCGCGCCTCTGAAGCTCCTCATCCGGCCCGTCCAGTTCGTGGACGGCGTCGACAACTGCGGTGGCGTGGGTACCGCCGGCGGTGTCATGAGCGGCTTGGTTGTCCCTGAACTTCGTGAGGCGTGAGGCGTGGTCGGTGAAGTGGGCCTAGACCACCAAACGCCGTCGTACTGCTAGTGCCACTCGCCGGCACAGCGCCGCGTACtgccgcggctggagatgctccccGCCACAAGCAGCCGCTGCCCTCGCTGGCCAACACCATGTACTGCTGCAGCTGCACGCCGCCGCATACTGCTACTGCTTTGTGCTCTCGCCGCCAATGCCCACATAGGAAGAGCAAATTCTCACCGTTGTACCTTGTGTTGTGCTCTCGCGCCGCATATTTGCTACTGCTTGTGCTCATGTCGTCCTTGTTGTGCTATGTGCAAAATAATCAGCATGGGCGCATGGCCCGCCCGTTCTCCAGCACGAGGTTGGCTCGTACAAGAACGGCGCCATATATATTGCCTGTCTGACTCTACGTCTGGGGTCGTCGTCCGGTGGCTGCCATCTTGTGCTGCTCTCCTCTGCTCAAGCTAGTCATGGTGAGATGGGAACTAGGAAAAATGGCTATGATGTGTTGACCCACACCACAGTGAGAGAAGCGAGTACCCGGCCAGGATTATGTTTTTCCCGGTCTATCAAACATATCTAAGGTTCGGATAAACCGGGATGGGAAAGGTTAGGGTACAGATTTCAGGGATTTGGAGGTGAGGGTTCATTTGCGTCGACCTCTACAACCTTAAGGTTCATTTCAGACTTCACTCATGATGAGTTGATGACCGAACCCATGCAAGCAAATGCAACAACGGATGGACGTGCGGGCAACCAACGCAACGACCCATTTGGTCCGCTAGCGCCCGTTTGTGTTGTTCTGTGTCCGTGCAGATTCATTTATTAGAGCATCTTCATCAGCAGCAGCAAAAACCACGCGAACGGCAAAATGCGATTCTAATGTGCGCGGGATCATTTCGCGCGCTCCATCAGTGGCGGAAAACTCAGACGCGCGGAAAACGACTGCGCGTGCGTGAAAAAGCGGAAGGTCGCGTGCGTTATATTTGGTGCACCGTTTCCGGCGCGTCTATAAATTGCTGCGCTCGCCACGCGGCCTCCCATCGCTATCTACGTCGTCACGCGCTTTTTTCCCGCTTCCTCTGCCGCTTCCTCACCCTGCCACCGAcacgccaccaccgcgccaccaggCCGGCGCGCCGTCGATATTTACGCTACCGCAGCGTCCGCGAGCGCCCCTCCGGTGCCTTCTACGCTAAGATTCGGTCCGGAGAcgcccgcctcggcctcggcacatTCGAGAACGCGCACGAGGCCGCCCGcatgtacgacgcggcggcgtggcgcctcgggAGGCCTCGCCCACAGATATGAACTTCCACCATGTCTGGACGTGCGAGCAGGCACAGGCCGTCGCCCCTCCGCCGCGGCTAATAACTGACGCCGGCCGTCGGCGGCGGCAACGCCGCCTCCTCATCGCTGAGGTGGAGGAGcaagccatggcggagtggcgccagcGCCATTCGGAGGACGTCGCCAACGTGAACGCCTTCTGGGTGCAGATGAGGGCAAGGCGGCGCCAAACGGACGGACAGGCGTCATTGGAAGGCACTGGCGATATTGCAGTGCGATCTGGGAGCGGCATCATTCTTCTCTAGCAATGATGAGCGGTTAGAAGACGCGTGGCTTGATACATCGGACAACACAAGCGAGGAGGAGGACAACGATTCGGAGTAGTTTCTAGTTTCATTGTCGTTTTTACCTATCTATGCTAGATGAACTATCTATGTATTGCTTTTTTTATGTATGCTTAtggttttttatttgttttgaGTGCATAGCGTAGTTTTTTTGTAGCGCCTATTGGAGCGGCTCGCGCGCGTTATAATTTGCAGCGACCGCTGAAGCAAGTGCTCCTCGCCGCGCAAAAACTCACGAACAACGCGCTGCAAACGCTTTTTAGCGTGGCGCGTGGTTGTTGGAGATAATCTTACAATACAAATTTGTCTTATATTTGGATCGAAGACGAAAACAAAGTAGACATTTTCTGTGTCCTCTTTGTCTGCCTCCATCCGCTGCATGCGAGGCATGGCTATATGTGGTAGACCcatttctctctctttctctctccccgCTGGTCCACCCACCCACGCACCACATCCCGCCTCTGTTTCTCTCTGCCACTCGTCCCTGTCGGCGCCCGTCGTGCGCAGACGCTTATATGTGCCGACGCTCGTTCCTGCCGGCGCCCAGCCACTGCGAGCTTCACTGGCTGCTCCGTGTGTGGCAAAATGTCAGGGTGGGCATGTCAAAAAAGGGCCGGCTACCGTTGGGCGCACTGATAATCCAAACCAAAAAGTGACCAGTTCGTCCGTTAGGCCGATCGAAACAGACGAAACACGGGTAAAATGAGCGTCCGTTTGAATCGATGCGTTGAAGTTGCTCTTAATCTCCTCGTCAAAACGCGCTCCATACCTACCTTCATCATCGATCCACGTCGGCCGCTAGAAGAGCTGGTGGATCGAGCAGCGATTAGGGCCTTCTCCGATTACGGCGGATTGCGGCGGTGATCAAGCAGCCACCAATCAGGCGGGTGCTGACAATGTGAGAGGGAGGTAGGgtttatagtagtagtagtagtatacaaTTTTGTAATGGGTCTAGTAGGCACTGCGCTTAACAAATCGTCTTATCATCTCCTTTTCACAGACGCATTGCTTTGTAGCAGTAGCATCTGACCACCCAGCCATGCGAAGTGCAACGCGGGACGGGGCACCAAGTTTCCCTAGGAATCGATTCGAATGTTCCTTGACCTCTCGCGCCCCGTACCCTCGAAGTACTATTTAGACTCCGGCCACCGCCGGCGGCAGCACCGATCAATCCACGTCGATCGTCCGGTAAACTAAAGAGCAGGCTTTGCTGGCTAAGCAGTCAGCAGGAACGTATTAAGCCAATCATGCCGGCGTCTGACCGTGTAAGGGTTAGATAGATATACAATCTTATCTTGCGCCCTGGGTGGGTGTGGTGCTCGATCGAGTAGACAATTCTCTTTTACGCTTTGCTTTGCCAATTTGCCCGCCTTTGGATCCCGTTGGTTAGTTCTAACCACACATGATTGCCGATTGAGATCCAGATAACAAGTGGCCGGGGGAAAGGAGCTTAAAGAAAGAAAACGTGATCGGTGATCCAGTTAAAAGCCAGAGGGCAAAGGTGGCAGCTGGGAGCTGGGGGGAGGTGTCCCAACTCGCGCGGAGTGGCCGGGTCGCCGTCCCAACCCCGGCAGCCGGAGTCCGTCCGTCAATGGCGTCGGGACGGGGCCGCCACTAGCTAGGGCATCACCAATCATCTCGGTCGTGAGTGGCGGTTTTAGGCCAGCGCCGGAGCGCAGCGCAGCGGAGCACGTGTTGCCGGGCAATTTGCGCCGTGCCGTGTGCTACGCACGCACGCCGGCCAATCCTCCCCGTCAAGGGCTCTTTGCATGGCATGTCTTGTATTCTCCAATGAAGTTGCAcagaagcatgcatgcatgcatgcattgaacCAAGACGGTTTCTCTATCTATGTGAACACCGTGGACTATAGTCTATAGTACAGACGCGCTGGTACAGATGACCACTGACAAAGTGTACCTTGGTCCTTGGGATCGGACACGAGCTGCTCCTGGCATGTGATGTGCGGAAGGCGCCTATGGTTATCCGGATCTCTGGGTTTTGGTTTGGTTTTGACACACGAACCTGACGTGGCGGGACACCCTACACATGGGTCTGCTGACTCTGGTCGGTCTCGTCTCACGTTGCTCCTACTCTATGCTACGTGGGCGCCACGCGCAAGGCTATTTTCTTCTTTCTCCAATGCCAATTGTCCCTTCGATCATCGGCGTTTTGTTTGTCTTCTGCTCATGCTTTTGGCCGTGGAATCTCTCTCGTGCCCCCCTCCTTCACACGACAGCATATGCTCATTTGCACGTCCGATAGATCGGTTCACTACGTTTGAGATGCATGGCTGCAGCATGCACCGTGACTAGCAACAGTAAAATTGTAGTAATGTCTGCATCTTCGCCTGGAGTTGCACCACCTTCCCTTTCTTAATGCACGTTGCAGCATTATTGTGCCAATAATATTAAGAAGAAGGAAAAGACCGGAAGTGGCACAGGTTAATTTGTCCAGACCGACAGGTCGCACCTAATTGGGAATGTGACATGTGCCCAGTTGTGGCAAAAAAAGAGCCAGGCCATGGAATGAAAAAGGCAGAGAGAATGTGGCTTGCAATGAAAACATGCCATGCCACCAGAATTTTCAAGGTAGGAGAATGCATGGTTCATTCGAAAGTGATACTCCCACTTAGCATGAGCCTCATTATGAATCATATCCCTCCACCTGATGAAGCCACTTGGAGTATTATGAGCTAATCCCAGACCCTATAAAAACGCAGCACCCAGCACGCAactcctccctcctccactccaGCGCTCCTCCCTCCCTGCTCACATCTCAGACTTCCTGCCCCACAGAGAAGAGAACCAACGAGAAAAATGCCGCGCCACCTGCTGCAGCAGTCCGTCGACCGGCTCGCCGCACTGGCCGCGCCTCCGGCAGCCGCCATGGCGCACGGCGGGACGAGCGTGCACACGGACACGCTGCTCATCCTGGCGGCGGTGCTCTGCTTCCTGCTCTGCGTGGTCGGGCTCGCCATGGTGGCCCGCTGCTCCCGCCTGTGCAACCCCTCCGCCTTCTCCGTCGACGCGCCGGGGGCAGTGGCGGCGCCGTGCAAGGGGATCAAGAAGAAGGCGCTGCAAGCGCTGCCCACCGTGTCGTGGCGGCCGGAGCAGGGCGACCAGGAGGAGGCGGGGGAAAAGCCGGAGTGCGCCATCTGCCTGGCGGAGTTCGCGCCCGGCGACGAGGTGCGCGTGCTCCCGACGTGCGGCCACGGCTTCCACGCCGCCTGCGTCGACGTCTGGCTGCTCTCCAGCTCCACCTGCCCATCCTGCCGCCGCGCCCTCGTCGTGTCGCCGGCGCCGTCGGCCACCGAGCCGCCCCCTCCCCAAACATGTTGCGAGCGCGCCGACGTCCTTGCGGCGCTGGCCTCGGCCGCCGTCTCTGGCCCCGGCCGTTGCCGGCCGTCGGCACAGTAGCGTCTCCGCCGCAGCAACTTAATTAGTATGCTCGCGACGTGCATACGACACACACACGTCACACGTATATAGCCGCTCTTTGTCAATAGATCTTGGCCAGCAGGTAGTACGTACTACGTACGTACAAAATGCAACTGTACAGTGTGCGAGATGGCGCATCTCACTTGATTTGTGTTGGCAGCATTTTCATCCATCTGGAAATACTTTCAAACCACCTTCTTTTTTCGACGATACTTTCATATCAATTACTTTTTTTTCCAATTGGGATTGCTGGATGTGCAAACCGCACAGGTTGGGGTGGACGTGCTCTCTTTTCGGCACCATATCAATTTCATCAGCTAAACAAAAGAGCGGAAATTCAGAAAGTGAAAAGGGAATATACTACAGACGTGGGTGCTGTAGGTCGTGGCATGCATAAAAGCGCGCGTACGGCAGCTACGGTTTAGGTAAAGATCATCGTCGTCACTCATCACCCAGATGTGTACATGTAGACCGTGTTGAAATATCTCATGTAGGCCTATGGGCCGGCGCATATACTTTTGTTATAGGGTTAGTTAATTAAAGATATACTAGTATCTAGTTTAAACTCTCATCTTTATCTATTCTCTCTTGTACTTCAAGTTATGTATGCGCTCATGGGATAAGCCCCATCGTTATCAATAAATACCCGCGGCCCTCTCTCGAGAGGGTAGAACGCTttcatcatattttctacatggtatcagagcatcCTCTTCCTCCACGTTCTGAACCCTAGAAACAAATACATCTACACCAAAAacccgatggcgtcttcatcatcaACCCCAGCTGGTTCCGGCCTTGGTTCTCAGGTCCCAGAGAAGCTGACCAGGGAGAACTATCTCCTGTGGAGGGCACAAATCCTCCCCCACTTCCTCGGCGCAGGGCTCTATGGCTACCTCGACGGCTCCATCACCGAGCCTGAGAAGCTCGTCGTCGTCAAGGACAAGGACGGCAAGGATCAGACGATCCAAAACCCAGCGTATGACACATGGATCAGGCAGGACCAGCAGGTCCTCGGGCACATCCTGAACAACCTGACAAGAGATGTGCTCGTCTCCGTCGCCTCCATCCGGACTGCTCACGCACTCTGGACAAGCCTCGGTAACATGTTTGCTTCACAGTCTCGTTCACGCATCAATAACCTTCGCATCTCCCTCGCCAATGCTAAGAAAGGTACCCAATCTGCTGCGGCGTACTTCTCCCGGATGCGAGGCTTCGCAGATGAACTTGCTGCGGCCGGGAAGCCACTGGAGGAAGATGAACTTGTCTCCTCCATTGTCGCGGGGCTGGACCTCGACTACAACTCTGTGGTCTCAGCCCTGGACGCCCGCACCGAACCagtcaccgtcgacctcctctactcGCAGATCTGCAACTTTGATCAGCGAGTGGAGCTCTTCACGGGCGGCGCCGGTGGCGGAGGATTCAAGTCCTCTGCTAACACCGTCGCACGTCGTGGTGGACCACCGCCTCCtcaaggcaagcagcagcagaagCCAAACGGTGGTGGCTACGGCGGCGGCTACGGTGGCTACAACAAGAAAAGGCAGGGCGGCGGCAGGCGTCCTTTCTACAACAGCAACAAGGGCGCCCGATCAGGTGGTGCACCAGGTGGTCCCGGAGGTCCAGGAGGCCCCGGTGGCCCGGCACCTGGCAACAACAATGCAAGGGGGAATGATCCCATCCAGTGCCAGATCTGTGGTAAGCTTGGCCATAGTGCCAAAGATTGCTGGTACAGGTTCGGTGATGACGCACTGGAAGAAAAAGTTGCTGCTGCTGCCCAATACGGGGTGGATACGAACTGGTACGTCGACAGTGGGGCGACCGACCACCTCACAGGAGAGCTGGAGAAGCTAACTATCCGTGACAAGTATCGCGAGCAAGATCAGATCCATGGTGCAAACGGAACAGGTATGAGAATAGATCATGTTGGTCAGTCAGTATTACATACCTCTAGCCGACCCATTCATCTTAAAAAAATTCTTTATTCACCTCATGCTAGAACAAATCTCCTCTCTGTTCATCGTATTGCTTTGGACAATCATGTTTTTCTTGAGTTTCATCCTTCTGTTCTTCTTGATTAAGGACCAAACAACGAGGAGAATTCTCTACAGAGGTAGATGCGTTGGTGGGCTCTATCCGTTGATTCCGCATGTTAGGAGTTCCAATAAACAAGGTCTTGGTGTCACCACATTATCTTCGGCAAGGTGGCATAATCGTCTAGGGCATCCTTCTTTTACTATTGTTCATCGtgtgcttaggaaaaataagctcccgtttgttggtgagccTAGCAATGAAACAGTTTGTGATTCATGTCAGAAAGGAAAAAGTCATCAGCTTCCTTATCCCGTGTCAACTAGTGTCTCTTCCAAACCATTAGAACTCattttttctgatgtatgggggcaAGCACCTCTTTCTGTTGGCAGAT
It encodes:
- the LOC119302842 gene encoding RING-H2 finger protein ATL8-like translates to MPRHLLQQSVDRLAALAAPPAAAMAHGGTSVHTDTLLILAAVLCFLLCVVGLAMVARCSRLCNPSAFSVDAPGAVAAPCKGIKKKALQALPTVSWRPEQGDQEEAGEKPECAICLAEFAPGDEVRVLPTCGHGFHAACVDVWLLSSSTCPSCRRALVVSPAPSATEPPPPQTCCERADVLAALASAAVSGPGRCRPSAQ
- the LOC119297887 gene encoding RING-H2 finger protein ATL80-like; its protein translation is MPRHLLQQSVDRLAALAAPPAAAMARGGTSVHTDTLLILAAVLCFLLCVVGLAMVARCSRLCNPSAFSVDAPGAVAAPCKGIKKKALQALPTVSWRPEQRNEEEGERPECAICLAEFAGGDEVRVLPTCGHGFHAACVDVWLLSNSTCPSCRRALVAAAQSPAVTESPPPQTCCERADAVAAAQASVVW